CTCATCGTTCGAGCTCACCAAAATCCCACGTGGGGAAAACTCAGCAGCCGACGCCCTAGCCGCACTCGCTTCTACCTCCGACCCATTGGTCAAACGGGTCATACCCGTAGAAAGGATAAACAAGCTTAGCATTCCCATTCCCTTCAAAGCTCAGAGCATCCATCAGGTCGAGAGCGGCATTAGACCCAATGAGGAGAATCTCGAGCAGGTTCCCTAGCAGGATGATGAGCTCCTAGACGAGCACTTACCGGAAGATGAACACAACGCAGGGCCAAAGAAGGATTGGCGAATCTTAGATGCGTTCAGGGAGGCGAGACCGAGAGCATCATGAAAGAAGCTCACGAAGGACCCTGTGGAAATTATTCTGGAGGTCGATCATTAGCCCTCAGGATTAAATGGCAAGGGTACTTCCGGCCGACCATGCTCGCAGATTGCGACACGCATGCTAAAAGCTGCGACAGATGTCAACGCCAAGCTCCCATGATCAATCAACTCGCCGAGCTGATGAGCTTGGTCTCCGCCCTTTATCCCTTCATGCAATGGTCGATGGATGCCATCGGCCCACTCGAGCAGTCAGGAAGGCGACGCGTAATGCACCTTTTGGTCGTAATTGACTATTTTACCAAGTGGATCGAGGCTGAATCCTACCAATCAATTACTGGGGAACACGTGAAAGATTTCCTCTGGAAAAACGTGGTTTGCCGTCATGGTATCCCCTATGAGATCGTAACAGACAATGAAACCAACCTGATGTCATCTGTAGTGCAAACGTTTTGCGATGACTAGGGCATCCGGCTCACTCCGTCCACACCCCGATACCCTCAGGGGAACGGGCAGACCGAGGCAGCCAATAAGCTAATACTACACGGCCTAAAACGACGGTTAGGCGCCGCGTAGTGTGGCTAGGATGCTCAGCTTCCCGGAGTCATGTGGGCCACCTGAACTACACCGCGAGGGTGCACAGGCGAAACCGCCTTCTCCCTAGCTTACGGAATCGAAGACGTTGTACCAGCAGAGATCTCTGTAGGCAGTATCCGCCGAGTTATCTCCTCCGAAAATGAGACTATAAACGACGGGGCATTGCTCGACAACATGACTCTTATTGATGAAAAGAGAGAGCAAGCCCTAAAGCGAGCTCAAAACTATCAGAATGCTATAGCCCGCTTCTATAACTCTAAAGTCCGACCCCGAAATTTCATTATCGGAGAACGCGTACTCCGCAAAGTCTTCGAtcacaagaaggagaagaacgcCGGGAAGATGGGAATGAAGTGGGAAGACCCCTACAAGATCACAGAGGTCGTTCGCAACGGTGTATATCGCCTTGTTGACGAAAGTAACGAAAAGGCCGAGCCACGGCCTTGGAATATCATGAATCTAAAGAAGTACTTACAATAAGTACTGATAATAACTGAACTACAATTTTGCTTGATCCCTTtacggggtacgtaggcagctcAGTTCACGAGCGCAACAACCCTCCTATTCTTTCTCTTCATATCGAGAACTCTCTCACCAATGGAATCATCCCACCGAATTCTACTCGGTAAACAGTAAACAACACCAactcaaacaaagaaaattaaaaaaaaaaaaaagaggaaggaacCTCTCACTATTTAACCTCGACTTCGAGTATCCTTTAAAACGACCCCCTGAGGTATTAACGGGAAGCCATTAGCGCCCCACGCAAGTATCATAAAACCTTGCTACTCAAACACCTACATACGATACTATCAAACAAATTCcctcctaaaaacaaaaacgcaAGAGAACCCAACAAGGTCGTAACCGGTGTACCCTAGCTCGTGACAGCGAGCTCGTGTAAATCGAAGACTAGAACTCTTTTTGCTTAAAGCAAAGCGGGTAataaccaagaaaataaaaaggttcaAGGATTTGAAGGCCTTCCCAGGCAAAACAACCAGTCTTTGATAAAAACCCTCCCGGGCAAACCAAACGAagtcttaaaaacaaaaacaaaaaagaataacaaaagaagAGGACATAAAAACATCAATCACTTGTCGTCAATCCAACAGAATTGCTCCCATGCTCGTCTAGACCTTGCGGGATTCCAGTTCCAGCATCAACCTACATCGGGGCAACCGAGTCCTCCGAAATCTGAGGAAGGTCGAGTTTGCTCACCGAGAAGTCCGATACTACAAGGGAATCAGATCGAATGGCAAGTACTACCTTCTGAGAACCCATAATTCGTAGCTCGTCTTCCACTATGGTTTTCCCCTCTCCTATCTGCTGTATCAGCAGAAGTTTAGACTCTATTTCTGCCAGAATCCACAGCTCGTCTTTGCCTTCTTCCGCTCCCATTTGTGCTTGATGGAATCCAGGATCACTCGGTAGTCCTGAGCTAACTTTGTCTTGGCGTCGTGAACTGCCCTCCGAGTCGCCTTGGCGTGTCGCTGCTCAGCCCCTGCGGCCTTATCTTTCAACCATCGGTTCTCTTTCAGCAACATGGACTACCCGCGTAGTGGTTCTCTCTCCTGGGCAACCTTCAAGGCCGTCGTAAGCTCATGGACTACACGCATAGTGTTCTCCAGTTCAGCAGCTTGCGGGACGTCTTTTAGCCTCCGCTCATAGAGTGCCACCAGTTTGTTGTTGGCGGCTATGGACTGCAACCCAAAGATTTGTGTCAGATGAAGGGCACGAGGagtcgccaaaaaaaaaaaagagtaaagttatagtaaaatatatatatatatatatatatataagaagaggAGGTTCGTCACAAGAATCCCTAGTTTGACTTACCAAGGCCTGCGACGCCATTGCCTCGACATAAGCATCTCGTTCGCTGAGGTCTTTGACCAGCGGAATCTGGCACTTGGCGGCCTTCAGATGCCTGAAGAGTGTCGCCATTCCCAGATGATCCTCCACCGCCGGGAAATCGGGGGATTGAGCGAACTTCCAATGAAACGGACGACTTGTCGACGAGCCGCTCCCTGAGACAATGGGATCCTGTGCGGGTAGCTCAGCA
The Camelina sativa cultivar DH55 chromosome 6, Cs, whole genome shotgun sequence genome window above contains:
- the LOC109133268 gene encoding uncharacterized protein LOC109133268, whose amino-acid sequence is MEQSFRLRFMSSNHEAEYEALIAGLQHALGVGVKELAAFSDSQLVTSQFHGNYDTNNKRMDVYLWVVRSLTEHFSSFELTKIPRGENSAADALAALASTSDPLVKRVIPVERINKLSIPIPFKAQSIHQVESGIRPNEENLEQGGETESIMKEAHEGPCGNYSGGRSLALRIKWQGYFRPTMLADCDTHAKSCDRCQRQAPMINQLAELMSLVSALYPFMQWSMDAIGPLEQSGRRRVMHLLVVIDYFTKWIEAESYQSITGEHVKDFLWKNVVCRHGETAFSLAYGIEDVVPAEISVGSIRRVISSENETINDGALLDNMTLIDEKREQALKRAQNYQNAIARFYNSKVRPRNFIIGERVLRKVFDHKKEKNAGKMGMKWEDPYKITEVVRNGVYRLVDESNEKAEPRPWNIMNLKKYLQ